In one Chitinophaga sancti genomic region, the following are encoded:
- a CDS encoding RagB/SusD family nutrient uptake outer membrane protein, whose translation MKKYLIILLAIYAIACNKLIDVGDPENSENGKTVFSHDTSAMSAVTGIYARIMASFPSLLNGGLTICAGLSADEIQPTSSSNSMQEYYINSISTTSNFNRLYLWYYGYTLIYQANACIEGISNSTALSEVISNQLLGECYFLRSLTYFQMIQLFGDVPLVISTNYEENAGLKRTPTIKILSQIKEDLLKATELLTDNYPGNNRIRVNKWAAKALLAKLYLYGGDWADAESASGQVINAGTYRLEKDLNRVFLYDSKEAILQFMPYENGYNTTEGAQFVPSPNGTSLPQYSLTEYLLSAFETGDKRAANWIGRKTVNGVVYTFPYKYKLRINFGPTYAVTEYVMVLRLGEQYLIRAEARAHLNDLAGSIIDLDSIRNRAGLPLIAQTNPGIDVNSLFKILQKERQTELFAEWGARWFDLKREKTVTSVLVSRKQSWKDTDTLYPVPDVELKLNPKLTQNPGYN comes from the coding sequence ATGAAAAAGTATCTTATAATATTGCTGGCAATTTATGCTATAGCTTGTAATAAATTAATTGATGTGGGCGATCCTGAAAATAGTGAGAATGGGAAGACAGTATTTTCACATGATACATCAGCTATGTCTGCAGTTACAGGCATTTATGCCAGGATAATGGCATCCTTTCCCAGTTTGTTGAATGGAGGGTTGACTATTTGTGCCGGTTTATCTGCTGATGAAATTCAACCTACTAGTTCCAGCAACAGCATGCAGGAATATTATATCAATTCAATATCTACAACAAGTAATTTTAATAGACTATATCTATGGTATTATGGATATACATTAATTTATCAGGCGAATGCCTGTATTGAAGGTATTTCGAATAGCACCGCACTTTCAGAGGTTATAAGCAATCAGTTATTAGGAGAATGTTATTTTCTGAGATCGTTGACCTATTTTCAAATGATCCAGCTTTTTGGAGATGTACCTTTAGTCATTTCTACAAATTATGAGGAAAATGCCGGATTAAAAAGAACACCTACAATTAAGATCCTTTCACAGATTAAAGAAGACTTGCTTAAAGCCACGGAATTGCTCACGGATAATTATCCCGGCAATAATAGGATAAGAGTAAATAAATGGGCCGCCAAAGCATTGCTGGCGAAATTATATTTATACGGAGGAGATTGGGCGGATGCAGAAAGTGCTTCAGGGCAGGTAATTAATGCTGGAACTTATAGATTAGAAAAAGACCTGAACAGGGTATTTTTGTATGATAGTAAAGAGGCTATTCTACAATTCATGCCTTATGAAAATGGGTACAATACCACAGAAGGTGCACAGTTTGTTCCCAGCCCTAATGGTACATCTCTACCTCAGTATTCATTAACCGAATATTTACTAAGTGCATTTGAAACCGGTGATAAAAGAGCAGCCAACTGGATTGGAAGGAAAACTGTTAATGGGGTGGTTTATACATTTCCATATAAGTATAAATTGAGGATCAATTTCGGTCCTACCTATGCCGTGACTGAATATGTAATGGTGCTTCGCCTGGGGGAACAATATTTAATCCGTGCAGAAGCCAGAGCACATTTAAATGATCTCGCTGGCTCTATTATCGATCTTGATAGCATTCGTAACCGAGCAGGATTACCTTTGATTGCACAAACTAATCCTGGCATTGATGTTAATAGTTTATTCAAAATCCTTCAAAAAGAACGGCAAACAGAATTGTTTGCGGAATGGGGCGCTCGCTGGTTTGATCTGAAGAGAGAGAAGACAGTTACTAGTGTATTGGTTAGCAGAAAACAATCATGGAAGGATACCGACACCTTATACCCCGTGCCTGATGTGGAATTGAAATTGAATCCCAAGCTAACACAAAATCCTGGCTATAATTAA
- a CDS encoding MauE/DoxX family redox-associated membrane protein — MKTRTLFFNTVCLLFISMFVYAAVSKWMEFNVFVSQMHKQPFPAQFLPLLVWGIPFTEIFVSFLLSVDKTRLMGLKIATGMMILFTGYIILIELRYFGKIPCSCGGAIVQFTWVQHLYFNLFFVLAGAIALLLIRNTKALPR; from the coding sequence ATGAAAACTAGAACACTGTTCTTTAATACAGTATGCCTGTTGTTTATTAGTATGTTTGTATATGCGGCTGTGAGTAAGTGGATGGAATTTAATGTATTTGTTTCACAGATGCACAAGCAGCCGTTTCCTGCTCAATTTTTGCCTTTGCTGGTATGGGGCATCCCTTTCACCGAGATATTTGTATCATTCTTATTGAGTGTGGATAAGACACGTTTGATGGGATTGAAGATAGCGACGGGGATGATGATACTGTTTACAGGTTATATTATTCTGATAGAGTTAAGATATTTTGGAAAGATTCCATGCTCATGTGGTGGCGCCATTGTTCAGTTCACGTGGGTGCAGCATCTTTATTTCAATTTGTTTTTTGTATTGGCAGGAGCCATTGCTCTGTTGCTAATTAGGAATACTAAAGCATTACCCCGGTAA
- a CDS encoding serine/threonine protein kinase yields MSVFQLNNGYPLSTHEVKDFASDLSLYSIPYQECGHWLEVGDCELRNNFTLYISVLSQQAQSLLHQVIPVLKTYGVSFRLLKNDKLVDQSNGLSLGIKEAGKVIVIYPAHAKQAIKLARELEAVTDSFLGITPYDSLRIGKVLYTELDTGISYHIPAKYRNSRRKGIIGKYYVPIKLLRFNPKGDIYLGVNIKQFSFTHCIIKQAKAASYIDRYGRESAHKLFWQKTVLEQIQHELPVPQVIDFCNKGEDHFLVTGYINGQSLPDRLKGINKDRIWRELELADKVKILGYFLQIAEIIKRLHELGYLHRDIQVNNFIIREDKVYLLDFELAYYMPAGTPDPPFGYGTIMFMSPQQRRCEQPAPEDDIYSMGVVLAYMILNPVDQESFSGNIYNALVNAGLEIALLEVITNCLDPAPANRPSLSSIITLLKTGIIPEKIELV; encoded by the coding sequence ATGTCAGTTTTTCAACTGAACAATGGGTATCCTTTGAGTACACATGAAGTAAAAGACTTTGCAAGTGATCTGTCGTTATATAGTATACCTTACCAGGAATGCGGGCATTGGCTGGAGGTTGGCGATTGTGAATTGCGGAATAATTTCACTTTATACATCTCTGTGCTTTCGCAGCAAGCCCAATCTTTACTTCACCAGGTAATACCGGTGTTGAAGACGTATGGGGTATCTTTCCGCTTGTTGAAAAACGACAAGCTGGTAGATCAGAGTAATGGCCTGTCATTGGGTATTAAAGAGGCAGGCAAGGTGATTGTGATTTATCCGGCACATGCGAAACAGGCCATAAAACTGGCCCGGGAGCTGGAGGCTGTAACGGATTCATTCCTGGGCATTACCCCGTATGACAGTCTTCGTATAGGCAAGGTGTTATATACGGAGTTGGATACCGGTATTTCGTATCATATACCTGCTAAATACCGCAACAGTCGGCGAAAGGGCATCATTGGAAAGTACTATGTACCTATTAAATTATTGCGTTTTAATCCGAAGGGAGACATTTACCTCGGGGTGAATATAAAGCAGTTTTCATTTACACATTGCATTATTAAACAAGCGAAAGCGGCATCTTATATAGACCGTTACGGAAGAGAATCTGCACATAAGTTATTCTGGCAGAAGACTGTGCTGGAGCAAATACAGCATGAATTGCCGGTACCGCAGGTAATTGATTTTTGTAATAAGGGGGAGGATCATTTTTTGGTGACGGGATATATCAACGGCCAATCATTGCCGGATAGATTAAAGGGGATTAATAAGGACCGCATCTGGCGGGAGCTTGAGTTAGCTGACAAAGTAAAAATCCTTGGATATTTTCTTCAGATAGCGGAGATCATTAAACGATTACATGAGCTGGGATATCTACATCGGGATATACAGGTTAATAATTTCATTATCCGGGAGGATAAGGTTTACCTGCTGGATTTCGAGTTAGCATATTATATGCCGGCAGGTACACCTGATCCACCATTTGGATATGGAACTATAATGTTCATGTCGCCACAGCAACGGCGATGCGAGCAGCCGGCGCCGGAAGATGACATTTATTCGATGGGGGTGGTATTAGCTTATATGATTCTGAACCCGGTTGATCAGGAGAGTTTTTCAGGGAATATATATAACGCGCTGGTAAATGCAGGACTGGAAATTGCTTTATTGGAAGTAATTACTAATTGTCTGGACCCTGCTCCTGCCAACCGACCCTCTCTTTCCTCAATAATAACATTATTAAAGACGGGCATCATACCGGAGAAGATAGAACTGGTTTAA
- a CDS encoding helix-turn-helix domain-containing protein, whose translation MKIDQIKSCYIGPHISPEAFISEHIFIYLLKGKMQGFDGHKSYSLVPGQYTIVRKNNLARYNKQKEDNVFEKVVVIFDEAFLKMYQQKHGVASQSYVSNDVFLHLHKTDLVPQLFLQQEDDSTREKLLNILLQTNPGLENILFDFGMPAKIDLESYMNRNFRFNVAIQRFAYLTGRSLTAFKQDFKKVFNDTPGKWLIQKRLKEAYFLIDKEGQRPSDVYIEVGFEDLSHFSYAFKKLFGFSPTQLRK comes from the coding sequence ATGAAAATCGACCAGATCAAATCCTGTTATATTGGCCCTCATATTTCACCTGAAGCATTTATCTCAGAACACATTTTTATCTATCTGTTAAAAGGGAAAATGCAGGGATTTGATGGACATAAAAGTTACTCGCTCGTACCGGGTCAATACACCATTGTGCGCAAGAATAACCTGGCCAGGTATAATAAACAAAAGGAAGATAATGTATTTGAAAAGGTGGTGGTAATATTTGATGAAGCGTTTCTGAAAATGTATCAGCAAAAGCATGGGGTAGCGAGTCAGAGTTATGTATCCAATGATGTCTTTCTGCATTTACATAAGACGGACCTGGTGCCACAATTGTTTCTGCAGCAGGAGGACGATAGCACCCGGGAGAAGTTATTAAACATTTTACTCCAAACCAATCCGGGATTAGAGAATATCCTTTTTGATTTTGGTATGCCTGCTAAAATAGACCTGGAAAGTTACATGAACCGGAATTTCCGGTTCAATGTCGCGATTCAGCGATTCGCGTATCTTACTGGCAGAAGCCTGACTGCATTCAAGCAGGATTTCAAAAAAGTGTTTAATGATACACCCGGAAAATGGTTGATACAAAAGCGATTGAAGGAAGCCTATTTTTTGATTGATAAAGAAGGGCAGCGCCCTTCTGATGTATATATTGAAGTGGGCTTTGAGGATTTGTCGCATTTCAGCTATGCCTTCAAGAAATTATTTGGGTTCTCTCCTACCCAATTGAGGAAGTAA
- a CDS encoding SDR family oxidoreductase — translation MQQVLVTGGTGFVASHCILQLLQQGYAVKTSIRTPDKKNKVLEMLRTGGISDFQHIQFIIADLTADQYWLDAAAGCEYVLHVASPIYLRVPKDPEEMIRPAVDGTLRVLKAARDAGVKRVVMTSNFGAVGYSHRDPATLITEKDYTDPDEKGLSAYNKSKVMSEKAAWQFIREQGHGLEFCTVNPMGIFGPSLGPDLSSGFELLRNIINGEMKAIPNMDLGIVDVRDVADLHIRAMTSPKANGERFLALAGGTMSLLEIAGFIKKHLPAIGAKISTKSLADWKVKLAALLGNQKAKAVAPLLGVNRRASNEKAISVLGWTPRSNETAILASVESLIKYGAV, via the coding sequence ATGCAACAGGTACTCGTTACAGGAGGAACAGGATTCGTAGCCAGTCATTGTATTCTCCAGCTCTTACAGCAGGGCTACGCTGTGAAAACAAGCATTCGCACACCGGACAAAAAAAATAAGGTCCTGGAAATGCTCCGTACCGGAGGCATTAGCGACTTTCAGCATATTCAATTTATTATAGCTGACCTTACTGCGGATCAGTATTGGCTTGATGCAGCAGCAGGTTGTGAATATGTGCTGCATGTAGCTTCTCCTATTTATCTGCGTGTACCAAAAGATCCGGAAGAGATGATCCGGCCGGCAGTTGATGGTACGCTACGTGTGTTAAAAGCAGCCAGGGATGCGGGTGTAAAAAGAGTGGTGATGACAAGCAATTTCGGGGCTGTAGGGTATAGTCATAGAGATCCTGCTACCTTGATTACGGAAAAGGATTATACTGATCCTGATGAGAAAGGGCTCTCGGCATATAATAAATCAAAAGTAATGTCTGAAAAGGCGGCCTGGCAATTTATCCGTGAACAGGGCCATGGCCTTGAGTTTTGTACGGTGAACCCGATGGGGATATTTGGGCCTTCGCTGGGGCCTGATTTGTCAAGTGGGTTTGAGCTGCTGCGTAACATTATAAATGGAGAGATGAAGGCGATTCCGAATATGGATCTGGGTATTGTGGATGTACGGGATGTAGCGGATCTGCATATCAGGGCAATGACCAGTCCAAAAGCCAATGGAGAGCGTTTCCTGGCATTAGCGGGTGGTACGATGAGCCTTTTGGAGATAGCGGGTTTTATAAAAAAGCACCTACCTGCGATTGGCGCGAAGATTTCGACAAAGTCATTGGCTGACTGGAAAGTGAAGTTGGCGGCTTTGTTGGGGAACCAGAAAGCGAAAGCGGTAGCACCATTGCTGGGAGTGAACAGAAGGGCCAGTAATGAAAAGGCAATTTCGGTACTGGGATGGACCCCCAGGAGTAATGAAACGGCGATATTGGCATCGGTAGAAAGTTTGATTAAGTATGGGGCGGTTTAG
- a CDS encoding PA14 domain-containing protein — protein sequence MKTRYLLPLVIMLSVLSTQAQRKPPRVAGSPFTLSAVPDSLFITSENMSNSEKVALQTLQGVIAQTKPEILRDTYGHRALVENAGIKTNTTYYNNFAGLLAHYANRLAGYILCNPKDKSTNAAISLAGVMNAVAIPTDIEQEAISAGLTKLLDVTTHDEAWVLANYGSLFNKNVATYQQSSDDRVYFMGDFSTYSKAFQFWSDTVNGTLASNVYNRMNKGAAYFGWGPSEYNTVEQLSLHSSLILPSDWAPNMSALSQIPPKKDGFQQKPAIKPYEVVPNVHTVCFVITDGDNLQWLLGTSDNTGNWANPNRGHVNLGWTISPSLSEAAPLMYEKYVDNCLTTPDGRNVLIAAPSGRGYFFPGRMPDADLTTECNLLNKYMKQADLRIVNIIDADDSDNDPTPYLKQDNIDALFYYSYGANYRGRNGQIDWYKDKPSIGGRYTLWGTLSSPASLATTLNAASTDINSQDGYSLISVHVWDRSVDDVIDCIKRLNSNVRVVAPDEFVWLIRKNIKGINPGQGNGLRADFYSGYHQDTMKYTLFNQNIDADWANVSPNSQYLGYNNFSVKWSGQIQPLYSETYTFSCYADDGVKLIVNGQTIINDYETQGAYTRTGTIALTAGQKYNIELQYGEGAGDAFCHLSWESTSQSKQIVPAAQLFSRPDTSSGPVSLYQDVNYGGFHAGFNIGAYKLSGLNLKGINNDEVTAVKIAKGYQAVLYLNDDFGGDSVVLTRDTSFLNSWNDKLSSLRVRANGVTTLAGSYTLRNVKSNYYMDVRGGVGGVGNGASLQLWTPTGAANQTFTLKHMGDGIYSITAYHSAKVLDVANSGTADNAYIWQYTDQHASNQQFIAVAADSGYYQFINVLSGKVISIENESTAAEARLVQRADTGQLSSRWQLYKGATVGNGNGLTGNYYNGMNFDTLKFSRIDPTINFDWGEGAAAPGLTIDHTSIRWTGKIEPRYTGTYTFYITSDNGRRLWINNQLVIDKWINDWDIEYSGTIALTAGQQYDFKMEYFEDYGGANAKLSWSSDAQVKEIIPVNQLYTTGLSSIARVAALQPTTANTKVIIYPNPTSNDVHLQFNAQQARVTVFDLVGRQVMAPRVVQSGETLNISALPQGAYLISIDANGKRTTKTIVKK from the coding sequence ATGAAAACACGTTACCTACTCCCTCTGGTAATCATGCTATCCGTCCTTTCTACACAGGCACAACGAAAACCGCCCCGTGTAGCCGGCAGCCCGTTCACACTCTCTGCCGTACCTGATAGCCTTTTTATCACTTCAGAGAACATGTCCAACTCTGAGAAAGTGGCCCTGCAAACCTTACAAGGTGTCATTGCCCAGACCAAACCTGAAATTCTGAGAGACACCTATGGTCACCGTGCCCTCGTTGAAAACGCAGGTATTAAAACAAATACCACGTACTACAACAACTTCGCAGGTTTACTGGCACATTATGCCAATCGTCTGGCAGGTTACATTCTCTGTAACCCAAAAGACAAATCAACGAATGCAGCCATCTCACTGGCCGGTGTGATGAATGCAGTCGCTATTCCGACAGACATTGAACAGGAAGCTATCAGCGCCGGACTCACAAAACTACTGGATGTTACCACCCATGACGAAGCATGGGTACTCGCCAACTATGGTAGCCTTTTCAATAAGAACGTTGCGACATACCAGCAAAGTTCTGATGACAGGGTCTATTTTATGGGAGACTTTTCCACTTACAGCAAAGCCTTCCAGTTCTGGTCAGACACTGTTAACGGTACATTGGCCAGCAATGTGTATAACCGCATGAACAAAGGTGCGGCTTACTTTGGCTGGGGGCCTTCTGAGTACAACACCGTAGAGCAACTGTCGCTGCATTCCTCACTGATCCTCCCCTCTGACTGGGCACCGAACATGTCTGCCCTGTCACAGATCCCGCCAAAGAAAGATGGCTTTCAGCAAAAACCGGCCATCAAACCTTACGAGGTGGTGCCGAATGTACACACCGTATGCTTTGTGATTACAGATGGTGATAACCTGCAATGGCTGCTCGGTACTTCTGACAATACCGGTAACTGGGCAAATCCTAACCGTGGCCACGTGAACCTCGGCTGGACGATTTCCCCTTCTTTGTCCGAAGCGGCTCCCCTGATGTATGAAAAGTATGTAGACAATTGCCTGACTACTCCTGATGGTCGCAATGTGCTCATTGCCGCTCCTTCCGGCAGGGGTTATTTCTTCCCGGGCAGGATGCCGGATGCTGATCTTACTACAGAGTGTAACCTGCTCAATAAATATATGAAGCAGGCGGACCTCCGGATCGTTAACATCATTGATGCGGATGATAGTGACAACGATCCTACGCCTTACCTGAAACAGGATAACATCGATGCACTCTTCTATTACAGCTATGGTGCGAACTACAGGGGCAGGAACGGGCAGATAGACTGGTACAAGGATAAACCTTCTATCGGTGGCAGATATACACTGTGGGGTACCTTGTCCTCCCCTGCTTCACTGGCAACTACACTGAACGCCGCATCTACTGATATCAACTCACAGGATGGCTACAGCCTTATTTCTGTGCACGTATGGGATCGTAGTGTGGATGATGTGATTGATTGCATCAAGCGCTTGAACAGCAATGTCCGGGTAGTCGCTCCTGATGAATTTGTATGGCTGATCCGCAAGAATATCAAAGGGATCAATCCGGGCCAGGGCAATGGCTTGCGTGCCGATTTTTACAGCGGTTATCACCAGGACACAATGAAATATACCCTGTTCAATCAGAATATTGATGCTGACTGGGCAAATGTTTCTCCTAACAGTCAGTACCTGGGTTATAACAATTTCTCTGTAAAATGGTCAGGACAGATACAGCCATTGTATTCTGAAACCTATACCTTCTCCTGCTATGCTGATGATGGGGTGAAGCTTATCGTTAACGGTCAAACGATAATCAATGATTATGAGACACAGGGCGCTTATACCCGCACAGGAACTATTGCACTCACTGCGGGTCAGAAATACAATATTGAATTACAATATGGCGAAGGTGCAGGTGACGCTTTCTGTCATCTTTCCTGGGAAAGTACTTCACAATCCAAACAGATTGTACCTGCAGCACAATTATTCAGCAGACCGGATACCAGTTCAGGACCAGTTAGCCTGTACCAGGATGTGAATTATGGTGGCTTCCATGCAGGCTTCAATATCGGTGCTTATAAATTGTCCGGTCTGAACCTGAAAGGGATCAACAACGATGAAGTAACTGCTGTAAAAATTGCCAAAGGTTACCAGGCAGTGCTTTACCTGAATGATGACTTTGGTGGAGATAGCGTTGTATTGACCCGTGATACCAGTTTCCTGAACAGCTGGAATGACAAACTAAGCTCCTTACGTGTACGAGCAAACGGTGTAACTACACTGGCCGGTTCCTATACATTAAGAAATGTAAAGAGTAATTACTACATGGATGTGCGTGGTGGTGTTGGTGGCGTAGGCAATGGGGCAAGTCTGCAATTATGGACGCCCACAGGTGCTGCGAACCAAACATTTACGCTGAAGCACATGGGCGACGGCATTTATTCCATCACGGCCTATCATAGTGCGAAGGTACTGGATGTGGCTAATTCAGGTACTGCGGACAATGCCTACATCTGGCAATATACAGATCAACATGCCAGCAATCAGCAATTCATTGCTGTTGCAGCGGATAGTGGTTACTATCAGTTCATCAATGTGCTGAGTGGAAAAGTTATTTCTATTGAAAATGAAAGTACTGCTGCCGAAGCAAGACTTGTGCAGCGGGCGGATACTGGACAGTTGTCCTCAAGATGGCAATTGTATAAGGGTGCAACCGTTGGGAATGGCAATGGCCTTACGGGCAATTACTACAACGGGATGAACTTCGATACCCTAAAGTTTAGCCGGATAGATCCGACTATTAATTTTGACTGGGGTGAAGGCGCAGCTGCTCCCGGTCTGACCATCGATCATACATCTATTCGCTGGACGGGGAAGATAGAGCCGCGTTACACAGGTACTTATACATTCTATATTACCAGTGATAATGGCAGGCGTCTGTGGATCAATAACCAGCTGGTAATAGATAAATGGATTAACGACTGGGATATTGAATACAGCGGCACCATTGCCTTGACGGCCGGGCAGCAGTATGATTTTAAGATGGAGTATTTCGAAGATTATGGAGGGGCGAATGCGAAATTGTCCTGGTCCAGTGATGCACAGGTGAAGGAAATTATTCCTGTCAATCAGTTGTATACGACAGGTCTGAGCAGTATAGCGCGGGTAGCAGCTTTACAACCAACTACGGCCAACACAAAGGTGATCATCTATCCGAATCCGACATCAAATGATGTGCATTTGCAATTTAATGCGCAGCAGGCAAGGGTGACGGTCTTTGATTTAGTGGGCAGACAGGTGATGGCTCCGAGAGTGGTACAGTCTGGTGAAACGCTGAATATATCAGCATTACCGCAGGGTGCCTACCTGATTAGCATCGATGCAAATGGCAAGCGAACAACGAAAACGATCGTCAAGAAATAA
- a CDS encoding hydrogenase maturation protease — MRKNKTLLLGVGNYLMGDEGIGVHVAQRLEVSQEIPGIDVVDGGTGGFHLLEFFEQYQKVILVDATLDGLKPGTIRCIKPKYASDFPPEISAHDIGLKDLMSALQLLDKMPDLYLFVVSIESIQQQGMELTKDIEGCIPKLLEEIKSAV, encoded by the coding sequence ATGAGAAAAAATAAGACATTATTATTAGGAGTGGGGAATTATCTCATGGGAGATGAAGGGATTGGTGTGCATGTGGCGCAGCGATTAGAAGTGTCGCAGGAGATTCCGGGGATTGATGTGGTGGATGGAGGAACAGGTGGGTTTCATTTGCTTGAATTTTTTGAGCAGTATCAGAAGGTGATACTGGTGGATGCAACTTTGGATGGATTAAAGCCGGGAACGATCAGGTGTATTAAACCGAAGTATGCGAGTGATTTTCCACCGGAGATCAGTGCACATGATATTGGCTTGAAAGATCTGATGAGTGCCTTGCAGTTGTTGGATAAGATGCCGGACTTGTATTTGTTCGTAGTGAGTATTGAGAGTATCCAGCAGCAGGGGATGGAATTAACAAAGGATATTGAGGGGTGCATACCCAAGCTGTTAGAGGAGATAAAAAGTGCTGTTTAG
- the cybH gene encoding Ni/Fe-hydrogenase, b-type cytochrome subunit: MAKKYVHIHRLRRVYTWELPVRLYHWLNAMVMVALIVTGFYISNPLVISSHQEASNRFVMGWMRAIHFIAAYIFFFNFIFRLYWGFVGNKYANWKQFIPTGKFFFKEIWQVLKIDILQLKGKEHLSVGHNALAGFIYFFTFIAFGIQSLTGFGLYASMSNWWFPKLFSWVPTLLGGDIMVRQIHHWTMWFFILFVVIHVYLVFYHDYVEGRGETSSMVGGWKFIEEEAFQKDKHTAPDRSVLTDEKK; encoded by the coding sequence ATGGCTAAGAAATATGTCCATATACACCGGCTCAGACGTGTGTATACATGGGAATTGCCGGTACGCCTGTATCATTGGCTCAATGCAATGGTAATGGTGGCACTGATTGTCACCGGCTTTTACATTTCCAATCCGCTGGTGATCAGTAGTCACCAGGAGGCATCGAACCGCTTTGTAATGGGGTGGATGAGGGCCATCCATTTTATTGCAGCGTATATTTTCTTCTTCAATTTTATCTTCCGTTTATACTGGGGTTTTGTAGGCAATAAATATGCTAACTGGAAGCAGTTTATCCCAACCGGAAAGTTCTTCTTTAAAGAGATCTGGCAGGTGTTAAAGATCGACATCTTACAACTCAAAGGGAAAGAACACCTGAGCGTGGGGCACAATGCACTGGCCGGGTTTATTTACTTTTTCACCTTCATCGCTTTTGGGATCCAATCACTGACAGGGTTTGGTTTGTATGCGTCTATGAGTAACTGGTGGTTCCCTAAACTGTTTTCCTGGGTGCCTACGCTTTTAGGAGGTGATATCATGGTACGACAAATCCATCACTGGACCATGTGGTTCTTTATACTGTTCGTGGTGATTCATGTGTACCTGGTGTTCTATCATGACTATGTGGAAGGGCGTGGTGAAACAAGCAGTATGGTAGGTGGATGGAAATTTATTGAAGAGGAAGCGTTTCAGAAAGATAAACATACAGCTCCTGACAGAAGCGTGCTAACAGATGAGAAAAAATAA